Proteins encoded in a region of the Altererythrobacter ishigakiensis genome:
- a CDS encoding competence/damage-inducible protein A, translated as MTASEKIWTAGLVVIGDEILSGRTHDKNIAQVASWLQVQGIRLAEVRVVPDIIDRIVEAVNALRTSCDYLFTTGGIGPTHDDITVDAVAKALGVPVIVHPEARAMLEKYYASRDMELTEARLRMARVPEGADLIPNRMSGAPGIKLGNIHLMAGVPHITAGMLDALTGQLEGGAPLLSETVGCWTAESEVAEVLREVESAHENIQIGSYPFFREGRVGANFVVRSTSKDDLKSAVDTLCEALGEEGFDFTPGGI; from the coding sequence ATGACCGCATCGGAAAAGATCTGGACCGCAGGGCTTGTCGTTATTGGCGACGAGATCCTGTCAGGCCGTACGCATGACAAGAACATCGCGCAGGTGGCCAGCTGGCTGCAGGTGCAGGGTATCCGGCTGGCCGAGGTGCGGGTTGTGCCGGACATTATTGACCGGATCGTTGAAGCGGTGAACGCGCTACGCACAAGCTGCGACTATCTCTTCACGACTGGCGGCATCGGTCCAACGCACGATGACATAACCGTTGATGCCGTGGCCAAGGCGCTGGGTGTTCCGGTCATTGTTCATCCTGAAGCGCGCGCAATGCTGGAGAAATATTACGCCAGCCGCGATATGGAATTAACAGAGGCGCGCTTGCGCATGGCACGCGTTCCAGAGGGCGCCGATCTCATTCCAAATCGCATGTCAGGCGCCCCAGGCATCAAGTTAGGCAACATCCATTTGATGGCGGGTGTTCCGCATATAACAGCAGGCATGCTTGATGCATTGACCGGCCAGCTTGAAGGCGGCGCGCCACTGTTAAGCGAAACGGTCGGCTGCTGGACCGCCGAAAGCGAAGTCGCCGAAGTGCTGCGCGAAGTTGAGAGTGCGCATGAGAACATTCAGATCGGCAGCTACCCCTTCTTTCGGGAAGGTCGCGTCGGCGCGAATTTCGTGGTGCGTTCGACTAGCAAGGACGACCTGAAAAGCGCCGTTGACACTCTATGCGAGGCATTGGGCGAAGAGGGCTTCGATTTCACTCCGGGCGGAATATAA
- a CDS encoding MauE/DoxX family redox-associated membrane protein: MTTSKTATLHRMVMPDHLCPSGLKAKWLLESKGYKVDDHHLKTRAETDAFKEKHGVATTPQAWIDGERIGGCTDLRAHFGKRVLQKGETTYRPVIALFSMMAFMALAASWLATQQPVSILTVEWFVSFSMCGLAYLKLRDVESFSTMFLNYDLLARRWVPYGYIYPFAEGLAGVLMTAHVLNWLSIPVALFIGSIGAISVFKAVYIDRRELKCACVGGDSNVPLGFVSLTENLFMIGMALWMLAKPSLVG, translated from the coding sequence ATGACAACCAGTAAGACAGCAACGCTTCACCGGATGGTGATGCCCGACCATTTGTGTCCGTCAGGGCTCAAGGCGAAATGGCTGCTTGAGAGCAAGGGTTACAAGGTGGATGATCATCACCTTAAGACCCGTGCAGAAACAGATGCATTCAAGGAAAAGCACGGTGTCGCCACTACGCCGCAGGCATGGATCGATGGTGAGCGGATCGGTGGTTGCACCGATTTGCGCGCGCATTTCGGTAAGCGTGTCCTTCAGAAAGGCGAGACAACCTATCGCCCGGTGATCGCCCTATTCTCGATGATGGCATTCATGGCACTGGCTGCATCCTGGCTTGCAACTCAACAGCCGGTTTCAATCCTGACCGTTGAATGGTTCGTCAGCTTTTCAATGTGCGGCCTCGCCTATTTGAAGCTGCGCGATGTCGAGAGCTTTTCGACCATGTTCTTGAATTATGATCTGCTCGCCCGCCGCTGGGTACCTTACGGTTACATCTATCCTTTTGCCGAGGGGCTCGCCGGCGTGTTGATGACCGCGCATGTACTCAATTGGTTGTCCATTCCGGTCGCCCTGTTCATTGGCTCCATTGGTGCAATAAGCGTTTTCAAGGCCGTCTACATCGATAGGCGTGAACTGAAATGTGCCTGCGTAGGAGGAGATAGCAATGTACCCTTGGGATTTGTCTCGCTGACCGAAAATCTATTCATGATAGGCATGGCGCTGTGGATGTTGGCGAAACCGAGCCTTGTCGGCTGA
- a CDS encoding flavin-containing monooxygenase, with protein sequence MLATPPDFDVLIVGAGISGIGMAAHLEELCPNHTYGIVERRADIGGTWDLFKYPGIRSDSDMHTLGFVFEPWKHEKSIADGPAILEYLNRIADERGIRDHIRFGHKVISADFRPDEARWHVTVELEDGERKLLTANFLYLGSGYYDYDNPYDAGFDFSEFGGQVIHPQFWPEDLDYTGKKVVVVGSGATAVTIVPSMAEKAAHVTMLQRTPTWMFSRPAKDAIANFLRKILPEKVAYAITRFKNIKMQDFTFKTARNKPQKVKDALHKRITKTMGDDFDLKDFTPPYNPWEQRLCLVPDDDLFEAIKAKKASVVTGHIDKFEAGGVRLKSGELIDADIIVTATGLSLAIAGKIAISMAGEPVKFDGRYYYKGVMFSNLPNLAVVFGYLNASWTLRADINSEFVCRVLNEMKATGSDLATPVLTPEAEAKLEEDDLFDFSSGYIQRGKHIMPKSATAYPWRLNQEYIFDRKIMRKGDIRDGLLTFTKAGANARASDEQLEAAE encoded by the coding sequence ATGCTCGCAACACCGCCAGATTTTGACGTTCTAATCGTCGGCGCAGGCATTTCAGGCATTGGCATGGCGGCGCATTTGGAAGAGTTGTGCCCCAACCACACCTACGGCATAGTTGAACGCCGCGCAGATATCGGTGGAACCTGGGACCTGTTCAAGTATCCCGGAATTCGCTCTGACAGCGACATGCACACACTTGGCTTCGTGTTCGAGCCTTGGAAGCATGAAAAATCTATAGCCGATGGCCCTGCCATTCTCGAGTATCTTAACCGGATCGCTGATGAACGCGGAATTCGTGACCATATCCGTTTTGGTCACAAGGTAATCTCTGCCGACTTTCGCCCGGACGAAGCTCGTTGGCACGTAACGGTGGAACTGGAAGACGGCGAGAGAAAGCTACTGACGGCCAACTTCCTTTATCTGGGCTCGGGTTATTACGATTATGACAATCCATATGATGCCGGCTTTGATTTCAGTGAATTCGGCGGACAAGTAATTCATCCGCAGTTCTGGCCTGAGGATCTCGACTACACCGGCAAGAAAGTTGTGGTGGTGGGGTCCGGAGCAACCGCGGTAACAATCGTGCCGTCAATGGCTGAAAAGGCCGCGCATGTGACAATGTTGCAGCGTACGCCAACATGGATGTTCTCACGCCCAGCGAAAGACGCGATCGCAAACTTCCTGCGCAAAATTCTTCCTGAAAAGGTAGCTTACGCAATCACGCGTTTCAAGAATATCAAGATGCAGGACTTCACCTTCAAGACGGCGCGCAACAAGCCGCAAAAGGTGAAGGACGCGCTGCATAAGCGGATCACCAAGACAATGGGCGACGACTTCGACCTGAAGGACTTCACCCCGCCTTATAATCCATGGGAACAGCGGCTTTGCCTTGTTCCGGACGACGATCTGTTCGAAGCGATCAAGGCCAAGAAGGCTTCGGTGGTCACCGGGCATATCGACAAGTTTGAAGCTGGCGGGGTCCGGCTCAAGTCTGGCGAGCTCATCGACGCCGATATCATTGTCACAGCGACCGGACTCAGCCTTGCTATCGCTGGCAAGATTGCAATCAGTATGGCTGGAGAGCCGGTCAAGTTCGATGGGCGTTATTATTACAAAGGGGTAATGTTCTCGAACCTGCCCAATCTTGCGGTGGTATTCGGCTATCTGAACGCTAGCTGGACTTTGCGGGCGGACATCAATTCCGAGTTTGTCTGCCGCGTACTGAATGAAATGAAAGCAACCGGAAGCGATCTGGCAACACCGGTGCTCACACCGGAAGCCGAGGCCAAACTGGAAGAGGACGACCTGTTCGATTTCTCCTCCGGCTATATTCAGCGCGGCAAGCATATCATGCCCAAAAGTGCGACTGCGTACCCCTGGCGCCTCAATCAAGAGTACATTTTCGATCGCAAGATCATGCGAAAAGGCGATATCAGGGACGGCCTGCTCACCTTTACGAAAGCGGGTGCAAATGCGCGCGCTTCCGACGAACAATTGGAAGCGGCGGAATAA